The nucleotide sequence GGTTCGGGGGCACATACGGGCTGCCGGGCCCGGCAGGCCACTATTCAGCGGAGGGCATATAGCGGGTTACCCATCTTTTTTAGGGGCGAGTTATAACCCCGGCTGCCACACGCCGTATTAGGCATCAGAATGGCACAAACCCGGGCCTCAGCCAGGGTTTTGGCGGAAATCATCCCGGCCACGCCACCCAACCGAAACTCATTCATCACCATTCTCTCCCCACTACCATGTCGTATCACGAAGAAGACAACTCCGGCAAAATTCTCCTCGCTGCTCTGGCCGGTGCCGGTGCTGGCATTATTGCAGGCCTGCTGATGGCCCCCGATAAAGGCAAAGCTACCCGCGAAAAAATCGGCAGCGCTGCCACCAAGTACAGCGGCCAGTTCGGCGAGCAGCTGTCGAAGTACGGCGAAGAGCTGGACGCCAAGTTCAAAGGCTACGTTGAGAAGCTGGAAGACCTGACCGGCTCGACCGGCTCGAGCCTGAAGCTGAAAGGCGACTGGAACACCGCCAAAGGCAAGCTGAAGCAGCAGTACGCGCAGCTGACCGACGAAGACCTCGACTATGCCGATGGCAAAGGTGATGAGCTGGTGGGCCGTCTGCAGAACAAGCTCGGCAAAGCCAAAAATGAAGTAGTGAAAATGCTGAACGACCTGTAGGTCATCAGGCAGCACTATGCTGAAAGCCCCCCGGTTTCTTTGGAAGCCGGGGGGCTTTTTTTAGTTAACCAACTCGGCATTCTGCGCGTTATACCGTCCTACGCCAGCAGGCAGCTGGCGGCTCGTTTCATCCTAAACTCTGTGCGCGGTATGCAAGACACGAAAGGCAAAGTAATCTTCTCGCTGCTGGCTGGCGCCACGGCTGGCATCGTGACGGGCCTGCTGCTGGCACCCGAAACCGGCGACGAAACCCGCAGCGGCCTCAAAAAGTCCGCCTCTAAGCTTGGCGAGGATCTGAGCAAGCTGTTCAAAGATGGCCTGAGCCACTTCGGCGCCGCCGGCACGCCCGCTGCCCGCAACCCGCAGCACCAGGCCGACCGCTCCGCCGCCGACCAGCTGCTGAACTCGCTCAGCAGCGCCACCAAGGCCCCCGCCACTCCCGACCCGGTAGAGGACAACGACTCCGATTACGACGGCATCGGCAGCGACACGCGCCATTCGGCGGGCTACGGCCGCCCGAAATAATTCTTAAAAAAAATGCGTCAGGTGTAACCTGTCACGTATCTAGCCGTTAGAGAAGATATAACCGACTTGAAAGAAGATCGGAGAAGTTATTGAAGTAAAATTGCCGGCAGCCGAGCTTCTATTGAGAGAGTATTTCTCGGTAGTAAAATCTGGTTCGCCCATCGCAAGCTTCTTCAGTAGACCCCGATTGGAAGGGTAAGTCAGTTATATATAAAGGAAAGCCTCCCACGAATAATGCGTGGGAGGCTTTCTGATTTTAAACGCAGATTTTGCAGATCAAGACGAATTGCACAGATGCTGGCCTTGATAACCTAGCCGGCGCTGCATGAAATCCCCGGACTGATAAAAACCCCAACGGGGCTGACCAGATGGCCAGCCCCGTTGGGGTTTTTGCTGCTTTGTAGCGGCTGATGGGCTACGCGTGCGGGGCGTTTTCCGACTTCGTGTTTTCCGGCTTCATCTGCGGGAAGAACAGCACGTCCTGGATGGAGTTGGAGTTGGTCATGATCATGCTCAGGCGGTCGATACCAATGCCCAAGCCGGCCGTAGGCGGCATGCCGTACTCCAGGGCGCGCAGGAAGTCCTCGTCGAGCACCATGGCCTCGGTGTCGCCGCGCTTGCCCAGTTCCAGCTGCTCCTCGAAGCGGGCGCGCTGGTCGATGGGGTCGTTGAGCTCGGAGAAGGCATTGCAGATTTCTTTGCCGTTGCAGATGGCCTCAAACCGCTCCACCAGCCCCGGCTTACTGCGGTGCTTCTTGGCCAGCGGCGACATCTCCACCGGATAGTCGGTGATGAACGTGGGCTGGATCAGCTTGGGCTCCACATGCTCGCCGAAGATTTCGTCGATGATTTTGGCTTTGCCCATGCTCGGGTCGAGGCCTACTTTCAGCTCCTTGGCGGCTGCGCGCAGCTCGTCCTCGCTCTTGCCATCAATGTTGAAGCCCGTGAAGTGCTCAATGGACTCGGCCATGGTGAAGCGTTTCCAGGGACGCTGGAAGTTGATGAGGTTTTCGCCCACCTGCACTTCGGTTTTGCCGTGCAGCGCCAGCGCCACCTGCTCCACCATTTCCTCCACCAGGTCCATCATCCAGTAGTAGTCCTTGTACGCTACGTACAGCTCCATCTGGGTGAACTCGGGGTTGTGGAAGCGCGACATGCCCTCGTTGCGGAAGTCCTTGCTGAACTCATACACCCCATCGAAGCCGCCCACGATGAGGCGCTTCAGGTACAGCTCGTTGGCAATGCGCAGATACAGCGTCATGTCCAGCGTGTTGTGGTGCGTTTTGAACGGGCGGGCGGCCGCACCGCCGTACAGCGGCTGCAGGATGGGGGTTTCCACCTCTAGGTAGCCTTTGTCGTTGAGGTAGTTGCGCATGGCCTGCACCAGCTGGGTACGCTTGATGAAGGCTTCGCGCACGTGCGGGTTCACCACCAAATCCACGTACCGCTGGCGGTAGCGCTGCTCGGGGTCGGTGAAGGCATCGTAGGTTACTTTCTCGCCAGTGGCCTCGTCGGTGCGCTCCTTCACCACGGGCAGCGGGCGCAGGCTCTTGCTGAGCACCGTCAGGCCCGTCACGTGGATGGAGGTTTCGCCCACCATCGTCTTGAACACATGGCCCTTTACGCCCACGAAGTCGCCCAGATCCAGCAGCTTCTTGAACACGGTGTTGTAGAGCTCCTTGTCTTCGCCGGGGCAAATCTCGTCGCGGTTGATGTAGAGCTGGATGCGGCCTGAAGCGTCCTGTAGCTCCGCGAAGGAGGCCTTGCCCTTCACCCGAATCGACATCAGCCGGCCTGCCAAGCTTACATCCTGGAAGTTGTTGAGCTCAGGGTGGTAGTTGTCGTGGATTTCCTGTGCGTAGAAATTCACGTCAAACAGCTCGGACGGATACGGCTCAATGCCCAGCTTCTGAAGTTCTTCGAGCTTCTGGCGGCGTATGATTTCCTGTTCGCTGAGGTGCTGCATGGGGGAGGGCGTAAAAACAGGGCCCCGCAGGGCCGGAAAAGTCAAGCTGCAAAAGTAAGGCGGCCTGTCCGGCTAACCTAACAGCTAGGGGCCCCCGTTCGGTTTTCAGCCCCAAGCAAAAAGCGCCGCCCCAAAGGAGCGGCGCTTACGTGTATATGGAGTGAGGTGTACTTGGTAGCGGTTGCGGGCACTAGGCGGCAATGCCCATCTGCGGCAGCGGCGCCTCGCCCGTGAGGGTAGGCTGCACGCGGGTGCGCAGCCGGTCCTCCACGAAGCTGTGCTGCAGGTGCTTGGGCAGCTCGGCCACCAGTTGTTGGTAGCGCTCCAGGCCCATGGCCTTGGCCACGTAGGTTTCGTGGATGCCGTTGAGGTAGCTCACGATGTTGAGCAGCGACTGGTGGAACAGTTTGAAGTCAATCTCGGCCTCAATGAACCGCTCAATCTCGCGGCTGGTCTGCGAGATGCGCAAGCGGCCCAGTAGATCGAAGATGGTGGTGTAGCCGAGGCGCCAGGTGATCTGCTGCCAGTGCGAGGCCGTCCACTTGTCGAGCACCTTGCCGGTTTTCTGGCTGCGGATGGCCGTGTTGGGGTTGGCCTGAATCTGCTGGCGGGTGGCCGTAGCCTTGAGCTTGCGGGTGGTGCGCAGAAACTGCCCGATCTGGGCCTGCGCGTCAATCTCCTTGCCGGCAATGTGCAGGCCGGCCTTGTAGCCCGCCAGCGGCAGCCGATGGATGCTGAAGTCACCGTAGGCCCCGGCGGCGTAGAACGACACCGGCCGCGGGTAGGCATTGCGCACCACCAGCCGGCCCACCTCCCGCCGCACCAGCGACGGATTGTTGCCGCGCACGCCGGCCGTGTGCAGAAAGGCCTGCAGCCCGGCCATGATGGTGTGGTAGGCCTGCGGGAACGTCCAGTGCAGGGCGTTGCGCAGGTAGTCCTCGTCGCCTAGCTCGGCCGTGGAGCGCAGCGCGTACTCGGTGCTCCAGCAGGCGTGCAGCAGCTTGGTCACGGCGGTCAGGTCGGCGTCGGTCAGCTCGGCCTGGTGCGCCCGGAAGAAGGGGAGGTGCTGCAGGCCACCGCTGGCGTCGTCGCCTTCCTGAATGTGGTAGTTGATAGCGAAGAAGTAATTGAGAAACACCTGGGCCGGAATCGACTTGCGCCAGGTTTCATCAGCCAGCTTCTGCTGCTCGTCCGTAACGAGCGGAATGATCGGAGTTTCCATGTTCGTCGTCATATCTGTTCAACAGGATGATACTATAGTTAGTTCGCTGTTTGCTAAAAATATTGGGCAAATATATGGCTGTAATTATTTTTGATTATCAATTGTTTAGCAATGATAATGGTGATGCTATTGAAAATAAGTATTAGTGTCGATTTACTAACGATACTGCCGGCGTATAACTGACTGCCGCAGACGCAAAAAAAAGCCTCCGCAACGAGCGTTGCGGAGGCTTTCTGCAGCCGATGATCGGCTAGCTTACATCTGGTCTTTCACCACCGATACGGCCTCACGGAGCGTGATGTCCTTGTTGAGGGTTTTGGTGAAGCGCGAAGCGCGGTTCACTTCCACGGTGTCGGTGCCCAGCGCTTTCAAGTCGATGGACAGCGGGGCAATGGCCAGCGGCTGCGCCGACTTCTGCACGGCCTCGTATTTGTCCGACTCAGCCTTGTTCTGCTCCTGCTCGGCGCGGTAGGCGGTCAGCTTCAGCGACACCTTGGTTTCGTCTTTACGCTTGCGCATCCGCTGCGACAGCTCGTTTACGAGGCGGAAGCTGGGGCTGGCGGCTACGCGGGCCTGGCTGGCCGTACGCAGCTTGTCGAAGGCCGGCGCCTGCGGCCACGAGCGGTAGCGGGCCGGG is from Hymenobacter yonginensis and encodes:
- the lysS gene encoding lysine--tRNA ligase; this encodes MQHLSEQEIIRRQKLEELQKLGIEPYPSELFDVNFYAQEIHDNYHPELNNFQDVSLAGRLMSIRVKGKASFAELQDASGRIQLYINRDEICPGEDKELYNTVFKKLLDLGDFVGVKGHVFKTMVGETSIHVTGLTVLSKSLRPLPVVKERTDEATGEKVTYDAFTDPEQRYRQRYVDLVVNPHVREAFIKRTQLVQAMRNYLNDKGYLEVETPILQPLYGGAAARPFKTHHNTLDMTLYLRIANELYLKRLIVGGFDGVYEFSKDFRNEGMSRFHNPEFTQMELYVAYKDYYWMMDLVEEMVEQVALALHGKTEVQVGENLINFQRPWKRFTMAESIEHFTGFNIDGKSEDELRAAAKELKVGLDPSMGKAKIIDEIFGEHVEPKLIQPTFITDYPVEMSPLAKKHRSKPGLVERFEAICNGKEICNAFSELNDPIDQRARFEEQLELGKRGDTEAMVLDEDFLRALEYGMPPTAGLGIGIDRLSMIMTNSNSIQDVLFFPQMKPENTKSENAPHA
- a CDS encoding YtxH domain-containing protein, which gives rise to MQDTKGKVIFSLLAGATAGIVTGLLLAPETGDETRSGLKKSASKLGEDLSKLFKDGLSHFGAAGTPAARNPQHQADRSAADQLLNSLSSATKAPATPDPVEDNDSDYDGIGSDTRHSAGYGRPK
- a CDS encoding CsbD family protein, with the translated sequence MSYHEEDNSGKILLAALAGAGAGIIAGLLMAPDKGKATREKIGSAATKYSGQFGEQLSKYGEELDAKFKGYVEKLEDLTGSTGSSLKLKGDWNTAKGKLKQQYAQLTDEDLDYADGKGDELVGRLQNKLGKAKNEVVKMLNDL